From a region of the Thermosulfurimonas sp. F29 genome:
- a CDS encoding proline--tRNA ligase, which produces MRLSRYFLPTLREDPAEAEVVSHKLMLRAGMIRKLASGIYSYLPLGLRALRKVENIVREEMNRAGAQEVLLPLVQPAELWQETGRWKDYGKELLRFRDRKKHDFCLGPTHEEVITDLVRREVRSYRDLPLILYQIAPKFRDEIRPRFGIMRAREFIMKDAYSFDADEEGLDRSYARMYEAYERIFTRCGLRFRAVLADTGAIGGSESHEFMVLAETGEDRLAICEACGYAANVELAEGRSRFTYPDEEERPLEKVSTPGVKSVEEVAAFLGVPPSRLVKTLLFKAEGQVVAVLIRGDLELNEVKLRNLLGVAEVEMADPETVERLTGAPVGFAGPVGLSGVRILADLSVKGLRNFVTGANEADAHYVNVNYGRDFPEPEFHDLRVVTEGDPCPRCGRPLSITRGIEVGHVFKLGTKYSSAMRATFLDREGRERPIIMGCYGIGIGRTVAAAIEQNHDEAGIIFPREIAPFEAVILTLGPESDLMEASERIYRELSGAGVEVLWDDRDERPGVKFKDADLIGIPYQIIVGRRFRETGEVELKERATGRRENLSPETLARKLAEGK; this is translated from the coding sequence ATGCGTCTTTCCCGATACTTTCTCCCCACCCTTCGGGAGGACCCGGCCGAAGCCGAGGTGGTGAGCCACAAACTCATGTTGCGGGCCGGGATGATCCGCAAGCTGGCCTCGGGCATCTATTCCTATCTTCCCCTGGGGCTCCGGGCCCTGCGCAAGGTGGAAAACATCGTGCGGGAGGAGATGAACCGGGCCGGGGCCCAGGAGGTTCTTCTTCCCCTGGTTCAGCCGGCGGAGCTGTGGCAGGAGACCGGGCGCTGGAAGGACTACGGAAAGGAATTGCTGAGGTTCAGGGATCGCAAGAAACACGACTTCTGCCTGGGTCCCACCCACGAGGAGGTGATCACCGATCTCGTGCGGCGGGAGGTGCGCTCCTATCGCGACCTCCCGCTCATCCTTTATCAGATTGCCCCCAAGTTTAGGGACGAGATTCGCCCCCGTTTCGGGATCATGCGGGCCCGGGAATTCATCATGAAGGACGCCTACAGCTTCGATGCGGACGAGGAGGGCCTCGATCGGAGCTATGCCAGGATGTACGAGGCCTACGAGCGCATCTTCACCCGCTGCGGGCTGAGGTTTCGGGCCGTGCTGGCCGACACCGGGGCCATCGGCGGCAGTGAATCCCACGAGTTCATGGTGCTCGCCGAAACCGGAGAGGATCGTCTGGCCATCTGCGAGGCCTGCGGCTACGCCGCCAATGTGGAACTGGCCGAGGGCCGATCCCGGTTTACCTACCCCGACGAGGAGGAACGCCCCCTGGAGAAGGTGTCCACCCCGGGGGTAAAGAGCGTGGAGGAGGTGGCGGCCTTTCTGGGAGTGCCTCCCTCCAGGCTGGTCAAGACCCTTCTTTTCAAGGCCGAGGGGCAGGTGGTGGCGGTGCTCATCCGGGGGGATCTCGAGCTGAACGAGGTGAAATTGCGCAACCTTCTGGGGGTGGCGGAGGTGGAAATGGCCGATCCCGAAACGGTGGAAAGACTCACCGGTGCCCCGGTGGGATTCGCCGGTCCGGTGGGCCTTTCCGGGGTGAGGATCCTGGCGGATCTTTCCGTAAAAGGGCTCCGGAACTTCGTAACCGGGGCCAACGAGGCCGACGCCCATTATGTAAATGTGAACTACGGTCGGGATTTCCCCGAGCCCGAATTTCACGATCTTCGGGTGGTGACCGAGGGGGATCCCTGTCCCCGCTGCGGGCGTCCGCTTTCCATCACCAGGGGCATTGAGGTGGGGCATGTCTTCAAGCTCGGCACCAAGTACAGCTCGGCCATGCGGGCCACCTTTCTGGATCGGGAGGGGCGTGAGCGTCCCATCATTATGGGTTGCTACGGAATAGGGATAGGGCGCACGGTGGCTGCGGCTATAGAGCAGAATCACGACGAGGCCGGCATCATCTTTCCCCGGGAGATCGCGCCCTTTGAGGCCGTAATCCTTACCCTGGGGCCGGAGTCCGACCTTATGGAGGCCTCGGAGAGGATCTATCGGGAGCTTTCCGGAGCCGGGGTGGAGGTTCTCTGGGACGACCGCGACGAGCGCCCCGGGGTCAAGTTCAAGGACGCCGATCTCATAGGGATCCCCTATCAGATCATCGTGGGGCGCCGGTTCCGGGAGACCGGAGAGGTGGAACTGAAGGAAAGGGCCACCGGGCGCAGGGAAAACCTGTCTCCCGAAACCCTGGCCCGTAAACTCGCGGAGGGGAAATGA
- the pdxA gene encoding 4-hydroxythreonine-4-phosphate dehydrogenase PdxA: MERQGVRLGITMGCPAGVGPDVILKAEEALRSLGVPVVVLGDAKVLSERAKILGLRPSLWVISSPREARPGSLNLLPLSELSVAAGRPTPQGSLAMVRYIKEGVRLCLSGKLSALVTAPISKEGLAAAGEPFPGHTEMLAALTGARDYAMAFYGERLRVALVTTHLSLREAVASLSVEGILRVARLAYNFLAQDLGLARPRLALAALNPHAGEGGLFGQEEKEILEPAVTKARGLGIPLEGPFPADSLFFRAARGEFDLVVALYHDQGLIPFKLLHFRDGVNVTLGLPIIRTSVDHGTAYDVAGTGKADPGSLIAAVHLALRMARHRSQRPRVPADPGSPCTPRA, from the coding sequence ATGGAGCGTCAAGGTGTGCGGCTGGGGATCACCATGGGTTGCCCGGCCGGGGTGGGGCCCGATGTCATCCTCAAGGCGGAGGAGGCCCTGCGATCCCTCGGGGTGCCGGTGGTGGTCCTGGGGGATGCGAAGGTCCTTTCCGAACGGGCGAAGATTCTCGGTCTCCGTCCCTCCCTCTGGGTCATATCCTCTCCGCGGGAGGCCCGTCCGGGATCCCTGAACCTTCTTCCCCTCTCGGAACTTTCCGTCGCTGCCGGTAGGCCCACCCCCCAGGGCTCCCTGGCCATGGTGCGTTACATAAAGGAGGGGGTCAGACTCTGTCTTTCCGGGAAGCTTTCCGCCCTGGTCACCGCTCCCATATCCAAGGAGGGACTGGCCGCCGCCGGAGAACCCTTTCCCGGCCACACCGAGATGCTCGCCGCCCTCACCGGAGCCCGGGATTACGCCATGGCCTTTTACGGGGAACGCCTCCGGGTGGCCCTCGTGACCACTCATCTCTCTCTGCGGGAGGCCGTGGCCTCCCTTTCGGTAGAAGGTATCCTCCGGGTGGCGCGGCTGGCCTATAATTTCCTTGCCCAAGACCTGGGCCTTGCGCGTCCTCGCCTGGCGCTGGCCGCCTTAAACCCCCATGCCGGAGAAGGAGGGCTTTTCGGACAGGAGGAAAAAGAAATCCTCGAGCCCGCAGTAACCAAAGCCCGTGGTTTGGGGATCCCTCTTGAGGGGCCTTTTCCCGCCGACAGCCTCTTCTTTCGGGCAGCCCGGGGCGAATTCGACCTGGTGGTGGCCCTCTACCACGACCAGGGCCTAATTCCTTTTAAGCTCCTCCACTTCCGGGACGGGGTGAATGTGACCCTGGGGCTTCCCATAATCCGCACCTCCGTGGATCACGGCACGGCCTACGATGTGGCCGGCACCGGAAAGGCCGATCCGGGGAGCCTCATAGCGGCGGTTCACCTGGCCTTACGAATGGCCAGGCACAGGTCTCAGCGGCCTCGAGTTCCAGCCGATCCGGGCTCCCCATGCACACCGAGAGCATGA
- a CDS encoding glycosyltransferase — protein MPKSNADLLECYARVAGAEAVAQMRQLAERLHGARVVHVNSTAYGGGVAEILHSMVPLMRALGLEVSWEVIHGTPEFFEITKSFHHALQGRRVSLSEKDFALYEEVNRREAERLEDKLREADFVIIHDPQPAYLIKYISRRRGYWIWRCHIDLSRPFYPVWRFLERVVSRYHASIFSMPEFSQPLPHPQYIIPPSIDPFTEKNRDLSPEEVFEILKNLGLDPVRPLVVQISRFDPFKDPLGVIRAAELARKFISFQLVLAGGGAADDPEGERVYQEVSRVAKEKRDVYVFKLPPDAHRIINALQRAADIVLQKSLREGFGLTVTEAMWKGKPVIGGATGGIRMQVVNHHTGFLVNTPEGAALRIRYLLFYEDKRREMGHKAREFVRQNFLITRHVRDYLALMLSVCMGSPDRLELEAAETCAWPFVRPGEPPL, from the coding sequence ATGCCTAAAAGTAACGCCGATCTCCTTGAATGCTACGCCCGGGTGGCCGGGGCGGAGGCGGTGGCCCAGATGCGACAGCTGGCCGAACGCCTTCACGGGGCCCGGGTCGTTCATGTGAATTCCACCGCCTACGGGGGCGGAGTGGCCGAGATCCTGCACTCCATGGTGCCTCTCATGCGGGCCTTGGGGCTTGAGGTCTCCTGGGAGGTCATCCACGGTACCCCGGAGTTTTTCGAGATCACCAAGAGCTTTCATCACGCCCTTCAGGGTCGCAGGGTTTCCCTCAGCGAGAAGGATTTTGCCCTCTACGAGGAGGTAAATCGTCGCGAGGCCGAGAGACTGGAGGACAAACTCCGGGAGGCCGACTTCGTCATCATCCACGATCCCCAGCCGGCCTACCTTATAAAGTATATTTCCCGTCGGCGGGGATACTGGATATGGCGCTGCCACATTGACCTTTCCCGCCCCTTTTATCCGGTCTGGCGTTTTCTGGAGAGAGTGGTTTCGCGTTATCATGCGAGTATCTTTTCCATGCCGGAATTCAGCCAGCCCCTCCCTCATCCTCAGTACATCATCCCTCCCAGCATTGATCCCTTCACGGAGAAGAACCGGGATCTTTCCCCGGAGGAGGTCTTTGAGATCCTGAAGAATCTGGGACTTGATCCGGTAAGGCCCCTGGTGGTACAGATTTCCCGGTTTGATCCTTTCAAAGATCCCCTGGGGGTCATCCGGGCCGCGGAACTGGCCCGCAAGTTCATTTCCTTCCAGCTGGTGCTGGCCGGTGGCGGGGCCGCCGACGATCCCGAGGGAGAGCGAGTATATCAGGAGGTTTCCAGGGTTGCGAAGGAGAAGAGGGATGTCTATGTGTTCAAGCTCCCTCCGGATGCCCACCGTATCATTAACGCCCTGCAGCGAGCCGCCGACATCGTCTTACAGAAGTCGCTTCGTGAGGGCTTCGGTCTCACCGTTACCGAGGCCATGTGGAAGGGCAAACCCGTGATCGGCGGGGCCACCGGGGGCATCCGGATGCAGGTGGTGAATCATCACACCGGATTTCTGGTGAACACCCCGGAGGGGGCGGCCCTGCGCATTCGTTACCTCCTCTTCTACGAGGACAAGCGCCGGGAAATGGGCCACAAGGCGCGGGAATTCGTGCGCCAGAACTTCCTTATCACCCGCCATGTACGGGACTACCTGGCCCTCATGCTCTCGGTGTGCATGGGGAGCCCGGATCGGCTGGAACTCGAGGCCGCTGAGACCTGTGCCTGGCCATTCGTAAGGCCAGGTGAACCGCCGCTATGA
- a CDS encoding DUF5752 family protein encodes MAEKKLIHPGPFVVKDCALVSVSTGEKAFTLAELSEKLKKIDPSCVYHHFWSRHLRPSFDHPEFHNDFAAWVHMELRDRVLAERLNLIAPQEYGNIEDLREALILIIQERIFEDEHLGWRKAENPFYFVKSQLIIFDTGMRLQWPHEIADVLETFSPGTIFYHFIDARRRHPQGLDDFRDWIRKFPPDFRPLEELIARVDPFFLSLYEIRDFLVRNIRSFCARMRDIREMYA; translated from the coding sequence GTGGCGGAGAAAAAGTTGATTCATCCAGGCCCATTTGTGGTTAAGGACTGTGCCCTGGTTTCGGTATCCACCGGGGAAAAGGCCTTCACTCTGGCCGAACTTTCCGAAAAACTCAAAAAGATCGATCCCTCCTGCGTTTACCATCACTTCTGGTCCCGGCACCTGCGTCCCTCCTTCGATCATCCGGAATTTCACAACGACTTTGCCGCCTGGGTCCACATGGAACTGCGGGATCGGGTGCTGGCCGAGCGCCTGAACCTTATTGCTCCTCAGGAATACGGTAATATAGAGGATTTGCGGGAGGCCCTTATTCTCATAATTCAGGAGCGTATTTTCGAGGACGAACATCTGGGATGGCGCAAGGCGGAAAATCCCTTCTATTTCGTGAAAAGTCAGCTGATCATTTTCGATACCGGCATGCGACTTCAGTGGCCCCACGAGATCGCCGATGTGCTGGAAACCTTTTCTCCCGGAACCATTTTCTATCACTTCATAGATGCTCGCCGAAGGCATCCCCAGGGTCTGGATGATTTTCGGGACTGGATTCGGAAATTTCCGCCGGATTTCAGGCCTCTTGAGGAACTTATTGCCAGAGTGGATCCCTTCTTCCTCTCTCTGTATGAAATCCGCGATTTTCTTGTGCGGAACATACGCAGTTTTTGTGCCCGAATGCGCGACATAAGGGAAATGTATGCCTAA
- a CDS encoding bifunctional alpha,alpha-trehalose-phosphate synthase (UDP-forming)/trehalose-phosphatase — MARFVVVSNRLPVTLRREGEGFTLKPSVGGLATALSSVIPKEEACWVGWPGLSSEELAGHETWLAENLRPLGCYPVCLSREELDTFYYGFSNRTLWPLCHYFLQYAVFDRTFWEGYRRVNEKYAEAVAELAEEEATIWVHDYQLFLLPGLLRKKLPRATIGFFLHIPFPSYEIFRVLPWRREILEGLLGADLIGFHTYDYARHFLSCLRRLMGYEHQFGLVLAEDRAVKVEVFPISIDYARFASAPEDPGVRENLSRIEEEVGGRRLILSVDRLDYTKGIPERLRAYEAFLERHPEFRERVVLILIGVPSRTEVEHYQELKREVEELVGRINGRFGTLSWTPVHYLARGLGFEELAALYYSSDVALVTPLRDGMNLIAKEYVATVPEDKGVLILSEMAGAAAELSEALLVNPFNQEDLVAALYEALRLPRDEKRVRNRRMKERLRRYDINRWTRDFISTLREVRHTQKTYTSSRLAGEERERILAAFARAESPILFLDYDGTLVGFSGRPEKVAPDEELRTLLGRLGAVSRVVLISGRDPDTLDRWFGDLPVDLVAEHGVFIREGGRWHSVREFDQDWKEVIRPLLELYTDRTPGSFVEEKSCSLVWHYRLAESELGSMRAYELKEALLDLVHPLGLMVLEGNKVLEVKPREINKGVAARHFLESGAYDFVLAMGDDWTDEYLFEALPPESFTVKIGYGLTRARYRVENFREARRLLEELWRRKS, encoded by the coding sequence GTGGCGCGTTTCGTAGTGGTCTCCAACCGGCTTCCGGTAACCCTTCGCCGTGAGGGTGAAGGGTTCACGCTCAAGCCCAGCGTGGGCGGCCTGGCCACGGCCCTTTCCTCGGTCATTCCTAAGGAGGAGGCCTGCTGGGTGGGGTGGCCCGGGCTTTCCTCCGAGGAGCTTGCGGGGCACGAGACATGGCTGGCCGAAAACCTGAGACCCCTGGGCTGTTATCCCGTGTGTCTCTCCAGGGAAGAACTGGACACCTTTTACTACGGATTTTCCAACCGCACCCTCTGGCCCCTCTGTCATTACTTTCTGCAGTACGCCGTATTTGACCGGACCTTCTGGGAGGGTTATCGCCGGGTGAACGAGAAGTACGCCGAGGCGGTGGCCGAACTGGCCGAGGAGGAGGCCACCATCTGGGTCCACGACTACCAGCTTTTTCTCCTCCCGGGGCTTCTCCGGAAAAAGCTCCCCCGGGCCACCATCGGCTTTTTCCTCCACATTCCCTTTCCCTCCTACGAGATATTTCGGGTGCTGCCCTGGCGCAGGGAAATACTGGAGGGACTTCTCGGGGCCGACCTCATCGGGTTTCACACCTACGATTACGCCCGCCACTTCCTGAGCTGCCTGCGGAGGCTCATGGGTTACGAGCACCAGTTCGGCCTGGTGCTGGCGGAGGACCGCGCCGTTAAGGTGGAGGTCTTTCCCATCAGCATTGACTACGCCAGGTTCGCCTCGGCGCCGGAAGACCCGGGGGTGCGCGAGAACCTTTCCCGGATAGAAGAGGAGGTAGGGGGGCGAAGACTGATTCTTTCGGTGGATCGTCTGGACTACACCAAGGGGATTCCGGAAAGACTCCGGGCCTACGAGGCCTTCCTGGAGAGACATCCCGAGTTTCGGGAAAGGGTGGTCCTGATCCTCATAGGGGTCCCCTCTCGCACCGAGGTGGAGCACTACCAGGAGTTGAAGCGGGAGGTGGAGGAACTGGTGGGGCGCATAAACGGTCGTTTTGGGACGCTCTCCTGGACTCCGGTGCACTATCTGGCCCGGGGGCTGGGGTTTGAGGAGCTGGCGGCCCTTTATTACTCCTCCGATGTGGCTCTGGTGACCCCTCTTCGGGACGGCATGAACCTGATCGCCAAGGAGTATGTGGCCACCGTGCCGGAGGACAAGGGCGTGCTTATCCTTTCGGAGATGGCCGGGGCGGCGGCGGAGCTATCCGAGGCCCTGCTGGTAAACCCCTTCAATCAGGAGGACCTGGTGGCGGCCCTTTACGAGGCCCTGCGACTTCCCCGGGACGAAAAGAGGGTCCGCAATCGCCGGATGAAGGAACGCCTCCGCCGCTACGACATCAACCGCTGGACCCGGGACTTCATCTCCACCCTGCGCGAGGTTAGACACACACAGAAGACCTACACCTCCTCCCGTCTGGCCGGGGAGGAGAGGGAGAGGATCCTTGCGGCCTTTGCTCGGGCCGAATCCCCCATTCTTTTTCTGGACTACGACGGGACCCTGGTTGGGTTTTCCGGAAGACCGGAAAAGGTAGCCCCTGACGAAGAACTGAGGACCCTGCTCGGCCGCCTGGGGGCGGTGAGCCGGGTGGTCCTTATCAGCGGAAGGGATCCGGACACCCTTGACCGGTGGTTCGGCGATCTCCCCGTGGATCTGGTGGCCGAACACGGCGTCTTCATCCGGGAGGGGGGGCGGTGGCACTCGGTAAGAGAATTCGACCAGGACTGGAAGGAGGTCATTCGTCCCCTTCTGGAGCTTTACACCGATCGTACCCCCGGTTCCTTCGTGGAGGAAAAGAGCTGCAGTCTGGTGTGGCACTACAGGCTGGCGGAATCCGAGCTGGGGTCCATGCGCGCTTATGAACTGAAGGAGGCCCTGCTGGATCTGGTCCATCCCCTGGGGCTTATGGTACTCGAGGGCAACAAGGTCCTTGAGGTGAAGCCCAGAGAGATCAACAAGGGCGTGGCGGCTCGACATTTCCTGGAAAGTGGGGCCTACGACTTCGTCCTGGCCATGGGGGACGACTGGACCGACGAGTATCTTTTTGAGGCTTTGCCTCCGGAGAGTTTTACGGTAAAAATCGGATACGGGCTTACCAGAGCTCGGTATAGAGTGGAAAACTTTCGAGAGGCCAGACGTTTACTGGAGGAGTTGTGGCGGAGAAAAAGTTGA
- the aspS gene encoding aspartate--tRNA ligase — MMKRTHWCGSLRPEHVGEEVVLSGWVLRRRDHGGVIFIDLRDRSGIVQVVFEPTTAPEAHEVAHRLKPEYVLAVRGRVRRRPEGMENPKIPTGEVEVEARELEILNASRTPPFPLDEEVPVSEALRLRYRYLDLRRPGGLEPFLLRHRVAQAAREFLNRQGFLEIETPFLTKSTPEGARDYLVPSRLYPGKFYALPQSPQLFKQILMVAGVERYYQIVRCFRDEDLRADRQPEFTQLDLEMSFVDEDDVMELVEGLVAHIFGEALGVELPRPFPRLTYAEALSRFGTDRPDLRFGMELREVSEVFRGTSFKVFAQVLEKGGIIKGLAAPADFSRKELDELTAFVGQFGARGLAWIRVREDGFQSPIVKFFSEETLRKLKEVFRPEPGSTLFFVADRAEVVNEALAELRGELARRLGLIPEGQFRFCWIVDFPLVEWDEEEGRFVAVHHPFTAPREEDIELLEEAPERVRSRAYDLVLNGVEIGGGSIRIHRKDVQERVFRLLAISEEEAREKFGFLLEALDYGAPPHGGLAFGFDRLVMLMGGYRSIREVIAFPKTQRAQCLLTGAPAEVTMEQLLDLHLLPGWEKE, encoded by the coding sequence ATGATGAAGCGCACGCACTGGTGCGGAAGTCTTCGTCCCGAACATGTGGGAGAGGAAGTGGTGCTTTCCGGATGGGTTCTTCGTCGTAGGGATCACGGCGGGGTGATCTTTATCGATCTCCGGGACCGTTCCGGGATCGTCCAGGTGGTCTTTGAACCCACCACGGCTCCGGAGGCCCACGAGGTGGCTCACCGGCTCAAACCGGAGTATGTGCTGGCCGTGCGGGGTCGGGTGCGTCGGCGTCCGGAGGGCATGGAAAATCCCAAGATCCCCACCGGGGAGGTAGAGGTGGAGGCCCGGGAGCTGGAGATCCTCAATGCCTCGAGGACTCCGCCCTTTCCCCTGGACGAGGAGGTCCCGGTCTCGGAGGCCCTGCGACTCCGTTATCGTTATCTGGATCTGCGGCGACCCGGGGGACTGGAGCCCTTCCTTCTGAGACACCGGGTGGCCCAGGCGGCCCGGGAGTTCCTGAATCGGCAGGGATTCCTGGAGATAGAGACCCCCTTCCTTACCAAGAGCACCCCGGAGGGCGCACGGGACTACCTGGTGCCCTCCCGTCTCTATCCCGGAAAGTTCTACGCCCTGCCGCAGTCGCCCCAGCTCTTCAAACAGATCCTCATGGTGGCCGGGGTGGAACGCTATTACCAGATCGTGCGTTGTTTTCGGGACGAAGACCTGCGGGCCGACCGTCAGCCCGAGTTCACCCAGCTCGACCTCGAGATGTCCTTCGTGGACGAAGACGATGTGATGGAGCTGGTGGAGGGTCTGGTGGCACACATCTTCGGGGAAGCCCTGGGGGTGGAGCTTCCGCGCCCCTTTCCCCGTCTCACCTACGCCGAGGCCCTCTCCCGCTTCGGGACCGACCGCCCGGACCTCCGTTTCGGAATGGAACTCCGCGAGGTCTCGGAGGTATTCCGGGGAACCTCATTCAAGGTCTTCGCTCAGGTTCTCGAAAAAGGGGGGATCATCAAGGGCCTGGCGGCCCCGGCGGACTTCTCCCGCAAAGAACTCGACGAGCTTACCGCCTTCGTGGGCCAGTTCGGGGCCAGGGGTCTGGCCTGGATCAGGGTCCGGGAGGATGGATTCCAGTCGCCTATCGTGAAGTTTTTTTCCGAAGAGACGCTCCGGAAATTGAAAGAAGTCTTCCGTCCCGAGCCGGGATCCACCCTGTTTTTCGTGGCAGACAGGGCCGAGGTGGTGAACGAGGCCCTGGCGGAGCTGCGAGGAGAGCTGGCCCGGCGTCTGGGACTGATTCCGGAGGGACAGTTCCGCTTCTGCTGGATCGTGGACTTTCCTCTGGTAGAATGGGACGAGGAGGAGGGGCGTTTCGTGGCGGTGCATCATCCCTTCACCGCACCCAGGGAGGAGGATATAGAACTTTTAGAGGAGGCCCCGGAGCGGGTGCGCTCCCGGGCCTACGATCTGGTGCTCAACGGGGTGGAGATCGGGGGCGGGAGTATCCGTATCCACCGGAAGGATGTTCAGGAGAGGGTCTTTCGGTTGCTGGCCATCTCCGAGGAGGAGGCCCGGGAGAAGTTCGGGTTCCTGCTCGAGGCCCTGGACTACGGTGCCCCCCCGCACGGGGGGCTTGCCTTCGGCTTCGACCGGCTGGTCATGCTCATGGGCGGCTACCGGAGCATCCGGGAGGTGATCGCCTTTCCCAAGACCCAGCGGGCCCAGTGCCTGCTCACCGGTGCCCCGGCGGAGGTCACCATGGAGCAACTCCTCGATCTTCACCTTCTTCCGGGGTGGGAGAAGGAGTAG
- a CDS encoding NAD(P)/FAD-dependent oxidoreductase, translating into MEKYYDVVIVGCGPAGLQAAIHAARRKLRTLIFGKPEASALFRAHMENYFGFAEKVSGEELLRNGLSQALRFGAEHRAEDVVSLEALGEEGFRVIPESEEEILAGALILALGVSRRKKKIKGEAELTGKGVSYCVDCDGFFFRGEPVAVVGEESAAVHGALTLSKIAERVYLVAEELRVSEALRKELLSSPVEWVRARAEEVLGTEAVEGLRLSDGTVLSIKGVFFEEGAKGVLELATALGVALDPENMRYIQVDRRQATSVPGVFAAGDVTGPPFQVAKAVGEGCVAALSAADYLSEKRRTGRSEG; encoded by the coding sequence ATGGAAAAATACTACGATGTGGTTATCGTGGGTTGTGGGCCGGCGGGGTTGCAGGCGGCCATCCATGCCGCCCGGAGAAAGCTCCGCACCCTGATCTTCGGTAAACCCGAGGCCAGCGCGCTCTTTCGGGCGCACATGGAGAATTACTTTGGCTTTGCGGAAAAGGTTTCCGGGGAGGAGCTCCTCCGCAACGGCCTTTCCCAGGCCCTGAGGTTCGGAGCCGAACACCGGGCCGAGGATGTGGTGAGTCTGGAGGCCCTAGGAGAGGAGGGTTTCCGGGTTATCCCGGAGTCGGAAGAGGAAATCCTGGCCGGGGCCCTCATTCTGGCCCTAGGGGTAAGTCGTCGCAAGAAAAAGATCAAGGGCGAGGCGGAGCTCACGGGCAAAGGGGTGTCCTACTGCGTGGACTGCGACGGATTTTTCTTCCGGGGAGAACCTGTAGCGGTGGTGGGAGAGGAAAGTGCCGCGGTGCACGGGGCCCTTACTCTTTCCAAAATTGCCGAAAGGGTCTATCTGGTGGCGGAGGAGCTCCGGGTCTCCGAGGCCCTGCGAAAGGAACTCCTCTCCTCACCGGTGGAATGGGTGCGGGCCCGGGCCGAGGAGGTTCTGGGAACCGAGGCCGTGGAGGGTTTGAGGCTTTCCGACGGCACGGTCCTTTCGATAAAGGGGGTCTTCTTTGAGGAAGGGGCCAAGGGGGTGCTGGAGCTGGCCACGGCCCTGGGAGTGGCTCTTGATCCGGAAAACATGCGCTACATTCAGGTGGACCGCCGACAGGCCACCAGCGTCCCGGGAGTGTTCGCCGCCGGGGATGTAACCGGCCCTCCCTTCCAGGTGGCCAAGGCCGTGGGGGAGGGGTGCGTGGCCGCCCTTTCCGCTGCGGACTACCTTTCCGAGAAGAGAAGAACCGGCCGGAGTGAGGGATAG
- a CDS encoding MBL fold metallo-hydrolase: protein MDKTFPEVETLVVGPLAVCCYLVYDPETRDGVIIDPGGDAGKILSRIEALGLRIGRILATHGHADHVVAAEELRKALSAPFALHKADDEFFRGEGASVFLSWGFPPNPPADETFEEGAEFAFGRFVLRVLHTPGHSPGSVCFYDGKRLLFTGDTLFVGAVGRGDLPGGDYFQMMRSIREKLLALPEDTIVFPGHDYGDRPTSTIGREKRENPFIQEGL from the coding sequence ATGGATAAGACCTTTCCGGAGGTGGAAACCCTGGTGGTGGGACCGCTGGCGGTGTGCTGTTACCTGGTTTACGATCCGGAGACCCGCGATGGGGTGATCATCGATCCAGGGGGAGACGCCGGGAAAATCCTTTCCCGGATAGAAGCTCTGGGTCTGCGAATAGGACGGATCCTCGCCACTCACGGTCACGCCGATCATGTGGTCGCCGCGGAGGAGCTCCGCAAGGCCCTCTCCGCCCCCTTCGCCTTACATAAGGCCGATGACGAGTTTTTCCGGGGCGAGGGGGCCTCGGTCTTCCTTTCCTGGGGGTTCCCTCCCAACCCTCCGGCGGACGAGACCTTTGAGGAGGGAGCCGAGTTTGCCTTCGGCAGGTTCGTCCTGCGTGTCCTTCACACCCCCGGGCACTCCCCCGGATCCGTCTGTTTTTACGACGGAAAGCGCCTTCTCTTTACGGGAGACACCCTCTTCGTGGGAGCGGTGGGAAGGGGGGATCTCCCTGGCGGGGACTACTTCCAGATGATGCGCTCCATTCGGGAAAAGCTCCTGGCACTTCCCGAGGACACCATCGTCTTTCCCGGTCACGATTATGGCGACCGCCCCACCTCCACCATAGGTCGGGAGAAACGGGAGAACCCCTTTATCCAGGAGGGTCTTTAA